In the Stigmatella erecta genome, one interval contains:
- a CDS encoding putative signal transducing protein has translation MKRVQLAVHRTVGTARLLAGALEASGISAEVRGESLAPLGGEIPSTETWVEVWVPQHEEAAAKELLAELEANWEAASREVRCPRCAEANPGNFEWCWSCGVDLPSTLKPRLRAVP, from the coding sequence ATGAAGCGGGTTCAGTTGGCGGTCCATCGGACGGTAGGAACCGCGAGACTGTTGGCGGGAGCGCTGGAAGCCTCGGGCATCTCCGCGGAAGTCCGGGGCGAGTCCCTGGCCCCGCTGGGGGGCGAAATCCCGAGCACGGAAACGTGGGTCGAAGTATGGGTCCCCCAGCATGAAGAGGCCGCCGCGAAGGAACTGCTCGCGGAGCTGGAAGCCAACTGGGAAGCAGCGTCGAGAGAAGTGCGGTGCCCGCGCTGCGCGGAAGCCAACCCGGGCAACTTCGAGTGGTGCTGGAGCTGCGGCGTGGACCTTCCCTCCACCCTGAAACCGCGGCTCCGGGCCGTGCCTTGA
- a CDS encoding tetratricopeptide repeat protein has product MSPRPPPTGRWRLNRGIQQTLAVVGVAFLIHLIPLFLPRNMPEQELAIARAIPNAQQRVSVLLPLKENPKATGADLREAAELLLEGAPSEARILLEEAKKREPGAIETQLLQARICQLERMERCVQETLERAAEMAPQDARPDLLRAEMSERAGNLPEALEALARARSKQPQSTAVGLRYARLLSVTARHEEAETVMRQLGPQLSSRELLLQLGILKTRAGRNQEARALFARAVGEAPGSAVAHYHLGMSHFQLGDVDAAEEELRTADRLDVSNPEALAALCALQIQAARFEAARITRMDLERRFQDRQDLIRSACRTDR; this is encoded by the coding sequence GTGAGTCCCCGCCCTCCCCCCACCGGGCGATGGCGGCTGAACCGGGGGATACAGCAGACGCTGGCGGTGGTGGGCGTGGCGTTCTTGATCCACCTCATCCCGCTGTTCTTGCCCCGGAACATGCCCGAGCAGGAGCTGGCGATCGCCCGCGCGATTCCGAATGCCCAGCAGCGGGTGTCCGTGCTGCTGCCCCTGAAAGAGAACCCGAAAGCCACGGGAGCCGACCTCCGGGAAGCCGCGGAGCTCCTCTTGGAGGGAGCCCCCTCGGAGGCACGCATTCTCCTGGAAGAGGCGAAGAAGCGAGAGCCCGGCGCGATCGAGACCCAGCTCCTCCAGGCGCGCATCTGCCAGCTGGAACGGATGGAGCGGTGCGTTCAGGAGACCCTGGAGCGCGCGGCGGAAATGGCGCCCCAGGATGCGCGGCCGGACCTGCTCCGCGCGGAGATGAGTGAACGGGCGGGCAATCTCCCGGAGGCCCTGGAAGCGCTCGCCCGGGCAAGAAGCAAGCAGCCTCAGAGCACGGCCGTGGGCCTGAGGTACGCGCGGCTGCTGAGCGTGACAGCGCGCCACGAGGAAGCGGAAACAGTGATGCGCCAGCTGGGGCCCCAGCTCTCCAGCCGGGAACTGCTGCTTCAGCTGGGGATTCTGAAAACCCGTGCGGGCAGAAACCAGGAGGCGCGGGCCCTCTTCGCCCGGGCCGTGGGAGAAGCGCCAGGGTCCGCCGTGGCGCACTACCACCTGGGCATGTCGCACTTCCAGTTAGGAGACGTGGACGCGGCGGAAGAGGAACTCAGAACCGCAGACCGGCTGGACGTGTCAAATCCCGAAGCCCTCGCGGCCCTGTGTGCGCTGCAAATCCAGGCAGCACGCTTCGAGGCGGCCCGCATCACGAGGATGGACCTCGAGCGGCGCTTCCAGGACCGGCAGGACCTCATCCGAAGCGCCTGCCGGACGGACCGCTGA